The genomic DNA TGTCTTATTACAGTACTCATGAGATTTGGGTTAATCTTATAATGACTGATATGTTTTGATAAATCTTATCATATGCAATATTCCTTCATCTCAATTATCGTCCAGTAGCTTCAAGCCAAAGGGATTATTAGGCTAAAAAAAGAAAATACTTGCATATCATAATATCAATTTCCCCAGATTTCCTCTAAATGAATGTCATAGCCAGGATATGGTATATATTCCCAGATCCAAACAGATTTGATTTCCCGAGAAAATCATCAGAACATACTGGCGTTCAATTAAGACTTGGAGATATACCTATCAATACGGGTGAGGATGTTCTCGGAGGACATGATCACCACAGGAATTTCTCTAAAGGTTGATGATCGCTGTTCCAACATCAAATGAAACATAATCAGTAATGGAATTCACAATAGTTTCATCTCCATCTTCAAATAAATTTTAGGATTAGAATGATCAAATAAACTTAGAAAAAAAGACCTTGATTCTCTTGAGGAGTTCATATCCAGTCATTCCGGGCATGGAGTAATCCGTCATTATAAGATTCACCTTCAAACCCTGTAATAGCAGCCATTTTAACACCACACACAATCAATCCTAAATTTCATCTAATATTTTATTCAATAGTttgtttgatttttattatttaattttctattattttcgTAGCAACCCAAACAGATAGAACTACTCACATTGAAACCCAGAGACCCTTTTTCTTCATCCAAACCAAGAAACTGCAAGGCTCTTGCCCCACTCTCCACAGTTGTGACTGCACGAAAACAAAGAATCAGACCAGACCCAATCTTCAAAATCAACAAAACCCCACAAGTATTGATCCAAAACAAGGTGGGGAAATGGAAACTAAGCTGTACCTTTACAAGAGGATATCTTTAGCAACTTTTCAATAACCTTACGATCGACGTGACTATCATCCACGGCAAGAACATGCAATTGAGACTCAGATGCTAAAACCTCACCAGCAACCTCCATAATCCAGTATGAGAGTGATGAGTTAAAAAGAAGAAGAGGAGGCTCTCTGTGTGTGTGTGTAAATGTGTTGTTTTAGAAACAAGGAAACAAGGGTTTGGATTTGGATTTTTaaatgaagaagaaagagaaagagTGTTTAAAAAGGAGATGTAAAGGCGAAGATTGTGAAGATCCATCCAAATCCAATATCGTAGAGTAAGATCTTAGCAAATCTTTTAAAGCAGGAGAGGGAGCATTATCCCCCACTTGTCTCTTGTCCTGTCAAATTGACTAAATACTtccatgtgtatatatatatatatatgtaaagaaaaaagaaaatgtaaATGGCAGTGTTAACCCTGTACGTAAAAATCACCGAAAATGGAGGCAGAAGACAAATCGTATAGAATAAATTTAACAGAGGATTTCGGGTTTTAGATTTGGCTTTGACTCTGTCTGATAGATACTGAGAGCGTAGAGTAGTTGAAACCGGCACAATTAGTAGTAGTATTTGGAAATGGAAATAAAATTCCCGTCTTTCTGTCCAACAGGCATGGATTACTGGTGGGTCAGTTTCGATGGGCTTTTTTTTTCCCACGCGTCATCTCTTTGACCACCGTTTTATCAAATGGCCTTTTTGTCTTAAAAGAATAACTCAACACTCTCCTTCGCTGTATGGTTGAATTACATAAAGGTAAACCATGTAATCATTCACATTTTTTAATCATAATCATATTCATAACATTTCTTTTCTCCTTCATAATTTCATTCCACAATTACAACAAAACCAAGGAAGCAATAAACAAAGCTCTCCTACAAGACAAAGGTGGAGAACCCACCTAAAAGGAAACAAAGAAGAGATTGCGGTATGAACATGGCACACCCAAACATCAATGTATAAACTTTAATGCGGTAGTAGATGAATTCCTAAACAGAATGAATAGTTGCAACGAGGTAAAAAAAACCAAGTTCCCATGAAAAACTCGATAGGCGGCCAATGTCATTATGGAGTGAGGACTTAGAAAATCAAGTCACCATTGGACTTGAGTGTCACGGTTGTAGAAGGTTCTTTAATTGACAGAGGAAGCATTGCAAGCAATAAATGTAGCAAAAAAAAGACATAGAGGAAGATTGGAATAGATTTTATAACATTAAGTATAATGGTAGATGATTGGTAAGGTGAAGAAAAGGAACTGTGATTAATAATATgactaaacaaaaaaaaaattgagacaATCATAGAgagaattttgagaaatagaaagtCAAAGTAGCAAAAATCTTATCACCGGATGTGAAAATCTCTTATTTATAGTATTTTAAAATGCAAGTTACAAAGTTGACAATTAATGaagtaatcatatatatatatatataaaagaattatAAGAACATACATGAAAACTTCCAGTTTTGGGATAATTGTTTGAATTCCAAAGTACTTCCTTTTAGTTTTATTAAAGTggatctttttttttaaattaagttttaaatttaattttcttgCTATTATTAATAATAGTTCATCGGGCAAGAAACGAAAAAAatcttattctattttattttgtttgttatatatatatatatatatatgataacatacatacacatatataataaaatagagTTTTGGAATAATTTTAGTGACAATTAGTTCTAAACCAGTTCTAAAATATTTGTAGTCAACATAATTTAATTtcgtaattaaattattaaagaaaattataaaaataaatagatacataaaaataattaaatgtattaTAATTGATGCATACAATTGGCTCGCACACAAATATGCAAACTAGTGTATAATTTATAAAAGAAGTTATAGGAGTATAGAAACttttaattctaaataattcTTTGAATTTCAAAATCTTCTTTTGATCATATTTAAAGTAAATccattttcaaattaaattttaaatataattttattaccatTAATAATAAATCATCAAATTTAGTGCATATTTCACATTAAAATCACCAAATCAAATGGAAACCAATTTTGAAGTATACCACCAATTttctatttaaataaatttaatatgaaTTACTCTCTTACATAAAAATTAAACTTGCAAATATTGTTTCATGTTATATTTAATtggttaatattttattaagttttaaatatgaaataaaatgttttcaaaattttcattttaatttataaatatttggcatatattttaatataattgatTTATATTAATACCCACTTAAATCTCACtaaattaaacattttgaaataataaaattttatgctATTTTGAAAGATTCAAGATTCAAATAATTGTAggatgatttgacaaaaaatacaAGCTTACTCGCTAAAAAGgtaaaaaataaattgaatgctaaaatatatatatattttgataaaattggagaactaaatatattattatacctttaaaaatataaaataaaaaattaaaagtgaCAAGTGAAAATGGGTGCCGCCCTTATTGGGGACAaccttttataattaaattattattattttttattttattaaaaataattaaaaatatagcaGATGcatactttaaaaattaaaaaacgtGTACTTCAAGtacaaatttagaaaaaaaaatcaaagtagaAAAACAAATCAACTTTATAtgtcaaattataaattaaagctAACAGAAATATTAACAGTgactttataaattataataaaattaaatatttacccCAGCAGTTAAATTTTATAAAGTAACATCCCAAGTACATAATTACCGTAACATACTTATACACCAATTCAATATTCCTTCATTTTTAAGGTACCAATTAAACCGGTTTTATCACCAGTTTCCGGTGAAATCAGTCcataaatatcaaatatcaaTGTTAAACCTAACACAGTTAATTTGCATAATTATTTCGATGAAAAGAGATTAAAACAGCAACTCCTCGCTTAAAAAGTCTCTTAGTAAATCGTCTACGTAGCTAATTTTGTTGCTTATATTGTACCACTTTTCAGTATTTTCCAGTACAATAACCCATTAAACCATAAGCAATAGTGATGGCTTGGGCTTTTCAACTCCCAATGAAAATTACACCATGCAAACCCAAATTCCACATCTATAAACAAAACTACATCACGCAGAAGAAGCATACCCAGACTTTGCAATTTACACATTTTGAACAACTACATTCAAGCCCAATAGTCCACAGTACCAAAGTCATTACCCCATTTTCTGTTTATTCCCTAAACAATACCTTACCGTAGAGATTTACTCATTAACTTGACATCAACCCAATACTAGAGGCAGAAAATCAATGGGATTGACTTTTGAGATTGAAAGTAGTTTCTCTTCAAAATAAATTAGTCATACTTAACCAGTGTCAATGGGTCCTGTAAACGTTATAATCACCTAGAACTGCTGTAGTTATATATCATTAGTAGAAAATACCCACCCATAAAACGGTCCAAGACAACATTCCAATAGCAGACCAAATGTTCCAGAATACATACAAGGCTTTTCTTCTTAAGACCGTTTGACCTACCTAGCAATTTCGGTCAACAGTAAAATCACGGCGAAGCACAAGCAAAAGATGAATGACATTGTAGCCTGTCACTGGTTATCACATGGGCCAGTAGAGGTGAAAGTGCAACATCAAACTTCAACGCTATCTCTGTGCCAACACCTTATAAAAACATTGATATCAAAGTTGGCAGGAATCACAACTGTTGCAGATGAACTACAATTACAGTTCATAAATTAAATAGGATTAGAATTCAACATCAACCCCAGAAACCATATCAGGTGAGGAAAAAAGCTTCAGTATCAAAATTAGGTGAAACAAAATAgaactgaaaaagaaaaaaaggcaaGAAAGATTTGCACTAAAAACCAGTATGGGCACCAATTTCTAATGTCTAGGCAACATAGAACATAAGTTCTCCAACAGTTAACAATATCTACAAAGGGGAAGGTGATCTGCTCCAAAAACTAATTCAAGGCACAATGGCTTGAAAATGCTGAAGAGATTTTTTAGGATACAATTGATAAGAGTAAGATGTGGGGGTCGGAGACTATGAACATCAAATGGCTCACTTACCACCCATCCTCTAAGAGCACACAGGGTAGATGACCTCTGGGGTTTTAGCTAATTCCCATCCCTGAATacctgaaataaaataaatataaattgtcACAAAAAATCCATAATTCTAATAATATAGTTTGGCTCCCCTTTGCCACTATCAAGTTGGTAGCATgcaagaaaaagaaaacacagGTATTGTTAAAGGAAACTGAAAAGAATGCAAATGACACATGCCTTGAGTCATCAGAATGTGACATTTAAGGATTCTTGATTACTACTGCCATGAAGATTGCTTGTATCCATTCCATCCTCCCTCGGGTTCCTTCCTTTTCAAAATACCACCAGGAACCTGATGGATTCTTGCTTGCTCCTCTGCCTGGGGATGTGAACTGGCAACAGACAGTTGCCTTGAGGCAAGAGGTACCATCTCATCTCTTCCTTCAATGTCTGGGCCTCCAGGCCCAGCATTTAAGTCTAGACCTTGCCTTCCCCAATGCCTACCATTCTCAGCACCACTACTATGACTACCATCAGGAAGGCTAACAACATAGGGCCTTGGGTAATGGGATGGAACAGAACCAACAGGTCGTAATAATTGCGAATGAACTGGAGGAAAACAAAACCTCCCACCAGAAGATGAATCAACATAAGTAGATGAACCAGCAGAAAAGCTAGTTGAAGGAAGAGGGAATGTTGTTCCAAAAGGGAAAAGAGGGTATTGGAAAGGAGTTGATGGGAATGACACTGCTGGAGCAGATGACAACATGGGTTCCCTATATACATCAGGATTAAAAGGGGTGGCACCAACAGGTGGGCCCAAAACCCTTTGTGGCCCACCAGTTGCAACAATTGGAAAAGGCTGCTCTCTGTCGGGCAAGATCGATTGGATTGTGATAGATGAGTATGTATTCTCGGTAGGAAACCATGATGAGAAATTTCCCATCTCCGTACCATTCATCCGCAAGCTGGAAACTGATGGTTGAGATGGGGCATTGCTGCTTCTAGCGTTATGGCTAAATAGTGATGGATCAATGCTTATCTCATCAACAGCAGGTCCATTGTTCAAATCAAAGTCCCTACGGACAGTTACTTCACTATTAAGAATCCCAGACAATGATTTTATAGGCTGCATAGGGACATCCAGTCTCCGACTAAACCCAGTAGACTGATTACCAAAATCAGCTGGCTCATCAACTCTATTCAAATCAAGATCAAGTCCCCCGGATGACCGAATGGATGGAGAACCCACCATTCCACAAGTTAAATCACAAGTACTTGTAAGGTCCAGTGCAGAGTCTGTGCCCTTAGCAAAACTTCGGGAAGCTAGATCCTGAAGCACTCTCTCATCAGGTACATTCAAATCAATATCCAAAGGAGGACGACTTTGTTTCCTAGTACTAACATCAGCAATAGAAGTGTTGCTTGTACCCAGAGGGATATCCAAAATCTTTCTGGGCTCAGCTGGCCGAAATGCACTTGTGGCTGCTGATCCCTTCCAACCAAGTGCCCCTTTGGTCCGCAAAAGGTCATCTGGGGGAACAAAAGGCCCTTTAGCAGCAGCAGCAACAGTAATTGTAGAAGGGACACTGCTAGCCACAGAAGAAACAGGGAAAGGCAATGAGCTAAATTGGACAGGAGCTGAACATCCTGATGCTGTCAAGTTATTTGGATCCCCAAATTTCCCCTCATCTGCATTAAAGCCTTCATTCAAGTCAAATTCAACTTTTGTCTCTATATCTGTACCACCTGTAACAGGAGCATCTCTAGTGGCTGATGTCCCTTCCACTTCATCTGCCTCTTCGCCGGTCAAATTAGACCCCCTTGGCCACATAGGTTGCTCTGTTTCCATTACAGTAGGTGATACACATGGAGATGGTCCAGCACGTGGTTCATTTCCCTTACGATCTTCTAAATTCTCCTCCACATGCTCACCTTTCTGAGCATTGACAGCTGAACCAACAACAAATACAATTAATTACCAATTGATGATgtaaactaaattgaaaaagaaaaaggacttaatttgaTGTgtatttcataattaattaagagAACAATAAGAGAAGCATTACTTTCCCATTCACCTGCATTACTAGGAGCATCACTCTCAACATCCTTCTCAGCCTTCACTTCATCAACATTTTCCAGAACCATATCTTTACCAAAACCAGGAGGCAAAGTTTCTGTCACTGTACCATTGATGGAATGTCCAACTACTGGTGACTTCTGATGAGTCTGTGAACTTCTTTCCGAACCTTCAAGGACATTTTTCTTGTTGTCAGCATCAACTTCAACAGAAGGTACAGATGAAGATCCTGGAACAACTTCTTTCTCAACTTTTACAAACAGACCTACGACCTTATCTTCATTAGCCACAGAAGAGCACCCTTTTTGTTTAGTACCCAAACTGCTATCACCATCCACTCCACCTGCCTTTTTCTCCAGATGCTCTTTGCAATCTCCAATATCAGTAGTTTTCTCCGCAGTGCTTGCAGAGGGCAAATTGATTAAAGTGGTCGTTACATTTTCCTTTAATTTATCATTTTCAGGACATGGGTCTCCAGTGTACAGAATACTTAAAGACCTTAAATGTTCATTCAGTTCTCTAGATTTTTCTAGAGAGGAACCAATCTTGCTGTCTGCATTCCTGGCCCATGAATTACCACCAACTGCCTGCTTCAAATGCTCATCATTGGCACCTTCAACAGACTGATTTTGATCTCGAACAACCTCATCCCCAGAAGAAGGTTTTAGTTTTGTATCATTGCCTGTGTCAGAGAGCTCAACAAAAGGGGCCTTTCTTTGTGGAGATTCTATCAGTGAAGCCACATCCACTCCAGTAGCCACACTAGCAAGAAGATTCATTCCAGCATCATCTCCAACAGGCATGCACACATTTGATTCAGAGAACTTGACACAACTATCAATTAGAGCATTTATGGAGCTGAAAGAAGGCTCCTGCATTTTCCCTGATTTATGTTCATTTCCAGAAGATGAAGCAGTTTTAGTAACTTCATTTGTTTTCCTAGCCCCTTCTCCAGTCCTACAGTTTTCTTCATCAGGAACAGCTGCAGGTGAACCATCTCCCTCATCAAACCCCGTCAGCATGTCTTTTAAGTCATTGCTCTGCCACGATTCAGTATTCACATCAGTAATAACATTTGTCCGGTAACTATCATTCTTCTCCTTCAAGTTACGATCGAATTGTTCCTGTGTCTCTGAAAGCACAGGAGAAGAAGCCCTGCTATTCATGACAGAGTGATCTTCAAGAGATCCTCCACTGGCACTTTGTACTGGACTTCTACCTCGATTTGGGATCTTAACAATGAACTTATGACTATTAGACACAGCCATAGGAGCATCCACAGCCCTTTCACATGCTAAACCAGACTGTGATATTTTTTCTGATGCAAGATTTCTGTTAAAGGAAGAATTTTTGCCTGATCCAGTTTCCCTTTGAACTCCAGATGACCCTGGGAAACCATTATTGGATTTCCGGTGTCGGGAAGAATTACCCGAGATCTTAGAGACTGATCCAGAACCAGCTGCAGAACTTCTTGCATCCTCCTTTATAGAAAGTCCACCAGCCTTTGCATGGTCACTAGAACAAGACTGACTATTGTTGTGGGACTGACTCGAACTGCTGCTTTTCTCATCCTTTGCTATTGTTTGAGGATCAGAGGTGCCAACAACAGCAGCATTTCGTGCTTGCACATCTTTTAAATTTGCAATGGCAGAAGCAGGTGATATTGCGGCCTTCATAGATCCCAGTGATGCAGAAGTAGACTTGGTAGCACTCTCTCCTTGAGCAAGCTTAACAGAACCAGTTTTAGAGGCAGAAACCTGTGTGACTGAATTCTTCATGGCAACCTCAGATGATCCAGAATGCTTGTTTCCACTGTGAGAAACCTCCGAAACTCGAGACCTTGCAGGCCAGGGAACAGCTTGGTTTGAGCCACACTTGGCATCCATCTCAGCCTCAACTCTTTTTTTCCATGTATCAACTAAACTCCTTGCTTTCTTCTGTATATCTATGTTCTTATGAGTGCGCAAATGATTCACAGACTTGCCAATGTTACACATCTGTAGAGCTGTGAGATTTACAGGTAACTTATCAAGTGCTCGGAGTAAGGTTAATAGAAAATCATCAACTGATCTATCATCCTTGGAGCCACTACCATCACCAATCTTCCCTTTGTGGACTTCCTGGAGCCATTCATCAAAAACACGCAACCCTCTGAGCTGAACAAAATGACTAAGACAGTCAAACTTGTCTGTAGCTGATATTACACTAGCAAGCATTGACCGGCTCACCAAgtctattttcttttcatttctctCAGGCACCATGAGATGAATCAATTTCTCAACTCCTTCATAATCTTCTAGGCCCCCCTTTTCAGCGATCTTTGCAATctcaatttttaaattaatttctcGTCTACCATGACCAGAATCCCCATCATCTATTTTACTAGTGCATTCCCGCTTGACAGGCTCGGAACCTTGATCACCACGCTCCCTTTTCTTTCCCTTACCCTGAGAAGGAAATGAAGCACTGTTTTGTACACTCTCTAAACTAGGTTTTAACTGTGATGTAGATGTTGGACCATTCACTGGCTTTGGAGAACATCCATCTGGCTGGACTGTAGCTTGCATTTCTAAACGTGTCTTATATAATAGATTATCTACTTCCTCTTGATGTTCCTGTAAAAGTCAGCAATATCAATTGTGAAAGTTCAAATTTGGAATAGATTATACACCTTAAAGAGAATCTAGAACTCACATTAATGTAATCTCGATCAGTTAGCCACCATAAACACTTGTTTGTAATGTCATAAACTCGCCGGCAAACAAGTGAGCAAATCCCAGATGGAAGTTCAACGTCTTTAGGAAGAAATGCAACTTTACACGGATGGAGTAATGATGCAGCAGGAATCTCATCCTTATGAAAGGAATAAAAGATTTCGTTTGGCGCAGCTTCCAGCAGGATGCCTTCGCCAAGCTTTACTTCAGCGGGTCGATAAAGCCAATTCACGCCCAACTTTAACTTATTTTCTTTGCTTGCAGTCAGGCACCGAATTATTCCAATGAAAGGTGGAGAATCTAGAGCTGGTTTGAAGAGAGCACAGTCACCAATTCTGATATTGCGTCCATCCTATAAGGGGGAAACCAGGCATGTAAACTTCACCagtgagaatatatatataaacaatttggttaaaagaaataaaaagggagaagaagaggaagaagaagaagcttGATCAACACCTCAAACTTGCATTAATCAGTTACTTCTAAAAACTATCAACTTAGCTACATAGACTGAGCAACCTAACAGCAGTACAAATGGCAATTCGATACAGACAAAACCAACACAAATCAACAACCTCATCCAGCAACTAGTAATTGCTTAAACAATTAGATATGATGATGATTCCAAGAAACCATCTTTATTAGATAAGAACATCGTCTAAATGCGTAATTGCAGAAAAAAGATGCATATAACGGCAATTCAAGCCTAATTAGTAAATCAACTATAATTCTATATGAGCAAATTCCACAAGACTTCACCACTAGCAAGAACAAGGTTCATATGCATTCAAAACCTGCTATACTAATATCAGGGAAACCATTATACATCTATACTGAACAAAAACTTAACAATTCGCATACTGATAATAGGTTGTTTATATCACGCACTCCTCTTTAAAGCCTTGGATATGTCTTAGGTACTGCTTCAACAGACATCATTATCATATAAATATGACTCCGTTGAAGATGTCCAATACATTTCTCTGGACTAATTTTTGACATGTTTTATCAGAGAAAACATCGAGCATAACAAAAATCATGTTCCTTCTCACTCATATACAACTATGTCAAAACCCGATTCCAAATGGGAAGACCAATACACTTGCGTTATCTAGGACAACTATCTTTTTACACATAATAGAACAGGATGCATTACAGAAACTCGCAAGACTTGCCATATACAGAAAGACCAGAAGCAAATATTGCATTTACCACATCCCAGGTCAACTATTGGAGCAATAACTCCCCAAAAAATGTATCCTTATTTTTCAAGCTCTTCCAAAATTGGAATAATTTTCCAATACAATTATAAATCATAATGCTGGTGATTACTCCTTAATCATCATTCCTACCTAAAGTTAGCAAATTCCTAATATTCAGGTTCATTAGCAAATTCCTAATATTCAGGTTCATTTACATCAATCTGTCTAAAATCCAAATATTTCTATTGTGTCCAAAACACTTTCTACCTGGAACTAAAATTAGCTTGGACGAAGAAAACCCACCCCATGGCAGGCTGAATGATTATAGCTACATGTCCACAATTAAAAGTTTCAGATAAGTTAGTAGGATATTTCAGCTGTAGAATAGCTTCTAGaggagaaaatgaaaaagaagttATTGTTATTTTAGGACACTAATCCATCTGAAGAGAGACGCCCTTCCCCATCTTACCCAACTTATTATGTGGTACAATCGTTCTTCACAGCTGCAACACTATATGATCCGCAAAACCAAGCCTAACAAAAATGTCTTGCACATATACCTCAGTAAAACAGTCAACCCAAAACATAAAAACATAAATGCCTTCATATGAGTCAGTTAAAATTTCGAAAAATGTCCAAAACAATTCAGACAACTGACTAGATTTTACTCCAAACGAGCTCAACAAATCATCCACAAAGTTTAAACCAAGCCAACAAAATTGACGAAATTTGCGACTATTTCAACACTTCCCCTCATCAATCAAGACACCATCTCAAAATTCTCAAGCAAAATCGAACCTCTTCATTTACCAAAATCGATATGATAAAGCACCTCTCACCAAATCACCTGATAAAACAAACCAACAAGCGAACAAAAAGGAAAAcctagaaaataaagaaaaatatccaATCAAATCAAATTAAGTGAAATTGATTTAGAAAGTTATACCTTTGAAAATGAATTAACGgtagaggaagaagaaaaagagagcGAACCAACACCATCACCACTCAGAACCTCCGTTGCACGTGTAGGGACTGTCCACATCAGCCGTGCCTTTTTCCTCTCCTCATCTCCTCCCCGCCCATGCATAGCCTTGCATTTTTCCCTTCGAGTACCATCAATCCGCCCTCCTAATGGCTATCTTTCTTTTTCCCCTCTTGAATTCCAGCTCCCCTTATTTCACCAACTCAAGCCCTAGATCACCAACCCCTACCTCTGTCAGAAATCTTCCCTTAACCAAACCCTAATTTCCCCAATCACAAATCCAAAAACCTAAATCCCTTCGACCGTGATTCTTCCGTTACCCAATCTAATTCAACCTTCTGCGTTCGATTTCTTAAGCCGCCTTTCGATCtacataagaaaataaaaaagagaagttaaaatttaaaaggaagcaaAAACTTGCTCTATTTCTAGAGAGAGAGACATAGAGAGGGACGGCAAAAGAAAAGGTGCACTTCGATACATGGTAGGGCAGAGCGGGCAATGGGTTTGGGCAGATCGGATAGTTCGGGCGAGTTTTTAGCAATAGCAAGATAAAGTCACGGATAAGCAATGATTTAAAAATCGGTTCATTAGTTAAGTCGTTTATACTTGGTTCGGttcatttctatttattttataaattattaggAAGCCCAGTTCAAACACTTTTAAGCTCGTATTAAAATTCTGGAAGCCCAAACATTACCCCTTTATGCCTTTACTAGAATTTTGAATACCTTTTTCACATAAATTAACATACAAACTTCTTTTTTACTTTGGGGTTTTTTTCTTCCTACATTACGCTCAAAACTTATTACATTTTCTCAGTTTCTtatctaaattttattttgacaaaaaattcatttaaatcttatttgaaaatttcttttataattttttgttcttttcgattttataattttttcataaCAATCTTGGAGTACAGCGTAATCTCACCTTAATGGAAtccaagtttaaggactaaattgaaaaaaattgtcaaattctaagactaacgtagaaAGAAAAGTGCAATGACCAAGTAGGGAAAAGTTGCAAGTTTAGAGACTAAATGTTGTTTTATCTTTATCTTATTTATATTGGAGCAAACTACATTTGTAGTCACCCAACTGTTAGtaagtttttcttttttggtcactcaattgtgaaaagttataaaatgatcatccaattatttgattttttttcttttttggtcaatGACCTTCAATTGCTTACGAATAGATGATGTGGTATattttaaaattggcataataacaattttaacccTAAATACTTATACattgtgtcaatttagtcttgatt from Gossypium arboreum isolate Shixiya-1 chromosome 9, ASM2569848v2, whole genome shotgun sequence includes the following:
- the LOC108456593 gene encoding uncharacterized protein LOC108456593 isoform X1, giving the protein MHGRGGDEERKKARLMWTVPTRATEVLSGDGVGSLSFSSSSTVNSFSKDGRNIRIGDCALFKPALDSPPFIGIIRCLTASKENKLKLGVNWLYRPAEVKLGEGILLEAAPNEIFYSFHKDEIPAASLLHPCKVAFLPKDVELPSGICSLVCRRVYDITNKCLWWLTDRDYINEHQEEVDNLLYKTRLEMQATVQPDGCSPKPVNGPTSTSQLKPSLESVQNSASFPSQGKGKKRERGDQGSEPVKRECTSKIDDGDSGHGRREINLKIEIAKIAEKGGLEDYEGVEKLIHLMVPERNEKKIDLVSRSMLASVISATDKFDCLSHFVQLRGLRVFDEWLQEVHKGKIGDGSGSKDDRSVDDFLLTLLRALDKLPVNLTALQMCNIGKSVNHLRTHKNIDIQKKARSLVDTWKKRVEAEMDAKCGSNQAVPWPARSRVSEVSHSGNKHSGSSEVAMKNSVTQVSASKTGSVKLAQGESATKSTSASLGSMKAAISPASAIANLKDVQARNAAVVGTSDPQTIAKDEKSSSSSQSHNNSQSCSSDHAKAGGLSIKEDARSSAAGSGSVSKISGNSSRHRKSNNGFPGSSGVQRETGSGKNSSFNRNLASEKISQSGLACERAVDAPMAVSNSHKFIVKIPNRGRSPVQSASGGSLEDHSVMNSRASSPVLSETQEQFDRNLKEKNDSYRTNVITDVNTESWQSNDLKDMLTGFDEGDGSPAAVPDEENCRTGEGARKTNEVTKTASSSGNEHKSGKMQEPSFSSINALIDSCVKFSESNVCMPVGDDAGMNLLASVATGVDVASLIESPQRKAPFVELSDTGNDTKLKPSSGDEVVRDQNQSVEGANDEHLKQAVGGNSWARNADSKIGSSLEKSRELNEHLRSLSILYTGDPCPENDKLKENVTTTLINLPSASTAEKTTDIGDCKEHLEKKAGGVDGDSSLGTKQKGCSSVANEDKVVGLFVKVEKEVVPGSSSVPSVEVDADNKKNVLEGSERSSQTHQKSPVVGHSINGTVTETLPPGFGKDMVLENVDEVKAEKDVESDAPSNAGEWETVNAQKGEHVEENLEDRKGNEPRAGPSPCVSPTVMETEQPMWPRGSNLTGEEADEVEGTSATRDAPVTGGTDIETKVEFDLNEGFNADEGKFGDPNNLTASGCSAPVQFSSLPFPVSSVASSVPSTITVAAAAKGPFVPPDDLLRTKGALGWKGSAATSAFRPAEPRKILDIPLGTSNTSIADVSTRKQSRPPLDIDLNVPDERVLQDLASRSFAKGTDSALDLTSTCDLTCGMVGSPSIRSSGGLDLDLNRVDEPADFGNQSTGFSRRLDVPMQPIKSLSGILNSEVTVRRDFDLNNGPAVDEISIDPSLFSHNARSSNAPSQPSVSSLRMNGTEMGNFSSWFPTENTYSSITIQSILPDREQPFPIVATGGPQRVLGPPVGATPFNPDVYREPMLSSAPAVSFPSTPFQYPLFPFGTTFPLPSTSFSAGSSTYVDSSSGGRFCFPPVHSQLLRPVGSVPSHYPRPYVVSLPDGSHSSGAENGRHWGRQGLDLNAGPGGPDIEGRDEMVPLASRQLSVASSHPQAEEQARIHQVPGGILKRKEPEGGWNGYKQSSWQ